Proteins from a single region of Haloterrigena alkaliphila:
- the guaB gene encoding IMP dehydrogenase: protein MANDIPEHEPYSSKLQVPEALTFDDVLLRPKESRVEPDDADLTSHVSKNVEVSVPILSAAMDTVTESDMAIAMARHGGLGVLHRNMNVDEMVEEIERVKSADELIIPLDSVVTADPEMSVREVDERMARQGVGGAPVVNTNGEVLGIISSTDIRPHLEVNEDDPVTEAMTDEVITAHEDVDAREAFELMYDHKIERVPVVDDENLLVGLVTMQGILQRREYKEAVRDEDGRLRCGVAVSPFETDRALAADEAGADILFIDTAHAHNLNVIDGAREIKESVDADVVVGNVGTREAAEDLVDFADGIKVGIGPGSICTTRIVSGAGMPQITAVAQVADVAAEHDVPVIADGGIRYSGDAIKAVAAGADAVMLGSYFAGTEEAPGRVVTMNGKKYKQYRGMGSVGAMKSGDSDRYLKEEPDEEDEYVPEGVEAATPYKGTLKSELHQLAGGMQSGMGYVGAETIPEFKERSEFVRVSSAGQAESHAHDVVITDEAPNYSPDSE from the coding sequence ATGGCGAACGACATTCCTGAGCACGAGCCCTATTCTTCGAAACTGCAGGTACCGGAGGCGCTAACGTTCGACGACGTTCTCCTTCGCCCCAAGGAGAGCCGCGTCGAACCGGACGACGCGGACCTCACCTCCCACGTCTCGAAGAACGTGGAGGTCTCGGTCCCGATCCTCTCGGCCGCGATGGACACCGTCACCGAGAGCGACATGGCCATCGCGATGGCCCGCCACGGCGGCCTCGGCGTTCTCCACCGAAACATGAACGTCGACGAGATGGTCGAGGAGATCGAGCGCGTCAAGAGCGCCGACGAACTCATCATCCCGCTGGACTCGGTCGTCACCGCCGATCCCGAGATGTCCGTTCGCGAGGTCGACGAGCGAATGGCCCGTCAGGGCGTCGGCGGCGCGCCGGTCGTCAACACCAACGGCGAGGTGCTGGGGATCATCTCGAGTACGGACATCCGGCCCCACCTCGAGGTTAACGAGGACGACCCGGTCACCGAAGCGATGACCGACGAGGTCATCACGGCCCACGAGGACGTCGACGCCCGCGAGGCGTTCGAACTGATGTACGACCACAAGATCGAGCGCGTCCCCGTGGTCGACGACGAGAACCTCCTCGTCGGCCTCGTGACGATGCAGGGGATCCTCCAGCGCCGCGAGTACAAGGAGGCCGTCCGCGACGAGGACGGGCGACTCCGGTGTGGCGTCGCCGTCAGCCCCTTCGAGACCGATCGTGCGCTCGCCGCCGACGAGGCCGGCGCCGACATCCTGTTCATCGACACCGCTCACGCACACAACCTGAACGTCATCGACGGCGCCCGCGAGATCAAGGAGAGCGTCGACGCCGACGTCGTCGTCGGCAACGTCGGCACTCGCGAAGCGGCCGAGGACCTCGTCGACTTCGCGGACGGCATCAAGGTCGGCATCGGCCCGGGATCGATCTGTACGACCCGCATCGTCTCCGGCGCCGGGATGCCACAGATCACGGCCGTCGCACAGGTCGCGGACGTGGCTGCAGAACACGACGTGCCGGTCATCGCCGACGGCGGTATCCGGTACTCCGGCGACGCGATCAAGGCCGTCGCCGCCGGAGCGGACGCGGTCATGCTCGGCTCGTATTTCGCGGGTACCGAGGAAGCGCCCGGCCGCGTCGTCACGATGAACGGCAAGAAGTACAAGCAGTACCGCGGGATGGGATCGGTCGGCGCCATGAAGTCCGGCGACAGCGACCGCTACCTCAAGGAGGAACCCGACGAAGAGGACGAGTACGTCCCCGAGGGCGTCGAGGCCGCGACGCCGTACAAGGGCACCCTCAAATCCGAACTCCACCAGCTCGCGGGCGGCATGCAGTCGGGCATGGGCTACGTCGGCGCGGAGACGATCCCCGAGTTCAAGGAGCGGTCGGAGTTCGTCCGCGTCTCCTCGGCCGGGCAGGCCGAGAGCCACGCCCACGACGTCGTCATCACCGACGAGGCGCCGAACTACTCGCCCGACAGCGAGTAA
- a CDS encoding DUF5794 domain-containing protein, with protein MSTSRHPVALSLERIVGGDARLLALVMMLPLIDGVFPALILAGALNDPLGAIQVGLLIFGGSATVAVILAEMTGTPREQAAIVLLVGIPLILLAAVQAALAPAIGSLVNDVIITRFAALVILAIAAKTASATIGEYLPNPMLIIGLGLVASFDPSGARLVVMDDPALVANATLAAGIGVLFALAVAVGAPYLREWMDIDRFRFGSAVALGLLPLSMLGMAFGQAPLAALIVAAVFAIDLPLERGSSGSSDDGPAGIDPVADGGDEEPGLEVEPVEETEESGPYPGDDSTNTEGRAPWL; from the coding sequence ATGAGTACGTCACGACACCCGGTCGCCCTCAGTCTCGAGCGCATCGTCGGCGGTGACGCGAGACTGTTAGCGCTGGTGATGATGCTGCCGCTGATCGACGGGGTCTTTCCGGCGCTGATCCTCGCGGGCGCGTTGAACGACCCGCTGGGAGCCATCCAGGTCGGGTTGTTGATCTTCGGCGGCAGCGCCACGGTCGCGGTGATCCTCGCGGAGATGACCGGCACGCCGCGCGAACAGGCGGCGATCGTCCTGCTGGTCGGCATTCCGCTGATACTGCTGGCGGCCGTGCAGGCCGCGCTCGCGCCGGCGATCGGCAGCCTCGTCAACGACGTCATCATCACGCGCTTCGCGGCGCTGGTGATCCTGGCGATCGCGGCCAAGACCGCCAGCGCGACGATCGGCGAGTACCTGCCCAATCCGATGCTCATCATCGGGCTGGGGCTCGTCGCCAGTTTCGATCCGAGCGGCGCCAGGCTCGTCGTGATGGACGATCCCGCGCTCGTCGCGAACGCGACTCTCGCCGCGGGGATCGGCGTCCTCTTCGCGCTGGCCGTCGCCGTCGGCGCACCGTACCTCCGCGAGTGGATGGACATCGACCGCTTCCGCTTCGGCAGCGCGGTCGCCCTCGGTCTGCTCCCGCTGTCCATGCTCGGGATGGCCTTCGGACAGGCCCCGCTGGCGGCGCTGATCGTCGCCGCCGTGTTCGCCATCGACCTGCCCCTCGAGCGGGGCTCGAGCGGGTCGTCGGACGACGGCCCGGCCGGGATCGATCCGGTGGCCGACGGCGGCGACGAGGAACCGGGCCTCGAGGTCGAACCGGTCGAGGAAACCGAGGAGTCGGGTCCGTATCCGGGCGACGACTCGACGAACACCGAAGGCCGCGCCCCGTGGCTGTAG